From a region of the Coffea arabica cultivar ET-39 chromosome 3e, Coffea Arabica ET-39 HiFi, whole genome shotgun sequence genome:
- the LOC113736482 gene encoding putative late blight resistance protein homolog R1A-3 isoform X2: protein MDMASTCSIDRVFLDLQSLVDNPPVMYRIPKIRAAYLDIKFLKTFVMSARKWSHCNDLYLESDNVVKKVSLPSFLSCIEDTFHKYEDIHSLFLMLKSDARDILYVGNEVFPKFLKQIKSFKQEIIQVYFNLASSRSLESNSCMPVDELMEFIDLILQNLADLTTCNLSIFDMDPQVITQFQALEAKLTFLKSFVPFAKLRGTADIPALLLAHFEVMALNAARLCYMCSFWDDEERHNPEFCSMIYEQQQKITAVDFQVYEIYIEVLRATRSSKSLHNRMMDKQILNNFNDSLISCLWELLCCSSSFMDSTKDEMGILYAGLRFLRSILREQQEKMDEQNEKIGALLTEAGIIICSPSLNRVKEGEVSFLESTEACDCYDMLANTNIHIKHFKDQISGSSIIESLPSFHSLRVPEVSKASSHMLSKVKMPIAHEVMVGLDDEAEKVIERLLSGPEQVEIVPIVGMAGLGKTTLAEKVYNDSSIIFNFQIRLWCTVSQEFDMKSLLIQILCSNGKQSSMDEELKKLNEHELLQKLYQRLKMKRYLVVFDDVWDIKVQYGGEPHNLRPLSEKESFELLHKKVFGKEDCPQAFHGLGMEIAKKCKGLPLSIVVAAGALATTEHDILVWEEFAESLTSTMVSGAGQCKKSLEVSYEHLPYHLKECLLYFAAFREDEKIGAKNLMRLWIAEGFVEKIEGERSEDIAEEYLMDLIGRNLVMVSENRSIGGVKTCYIHDLIFEFCKGEAKEKKFLQVLQGYDELSNFNEPPNLPRLSICSSGEDFIKSKLFCPHLDTLLLCNATPGYEFDLLNISFLFGIYKHLKVLNLDINLRLEELPTEVESLLCLRYLALTGRTMKFIPPSIAKLSHLETFCVYSGGLVSLPDSIWNMKKLRQVCVRRRVVIRFSCNDNVLENLSSLPNLDTLSNLYLSYDQEGENILRRIPNVRRLKIFNLGGQNIVCCNMSRLECLESLVLAGYSLSGSQEHVDLSFPMNLKKLCLFNLRLPGRKMSLIEQLPNLEVLKLRWRSMEGQKWELMEGGFPKLRS from the exons ATGGACATggcctccacttgcagcatcgatCGTGTCTTCCTTGATCTACAGTCGCTTGTGGACAACCCCCCTGTCATGTACCGAATACCCAAAATTAGAGCTGCGTACCTGGatataaaatttctcaaaacattTGTTATGAGTGCAAGAAAGTGGAGCCACTGCAATGATTTGTACTTGGAATCTGATAATGTAGTGAAGAAGGTGAGTCTTCCATCTTTCTTATCTTGCATTGAGGATACCTTTCACAAATATGAGGACATTCACTCTCTTTTCCTTATGTTGAAATCTGATGCACGTGACATACTTTATGTTGGCAATGAAGTGTTCcccaaatttttgaaacaaatcaAATCATTTAAGCAAGAAATCATCCAAGTTTACTTTAATTTGGCAAGCAGCAGATCACTAGAATCAAATTCTTGCATGCCAGTTGATGAACTAATGGAATTTATTGACCTTATTCTACAAAATCTAGCGGATTTAACAACTTGCAATTTGTCTATTTTTGATATGGACCCCCAAGTTATTACTCAATTCCAAGCCCTTGAAGCAAAGCTAACATTCTTGAAAAGCTTCGTTCCCTTTGCCAAATTGCGAGGAACTGCAGATATTCCTGCCTTGCTATTGGCTCACTTTGAAGTGATGGCTTTGAACGCAGCACGCCTCTGTTACATGTGTTCTTTTTGGGATGATGAGGAACGGCACAATCCCGAGTTCTGCTCCATGATATATGAGCAACAACAGAAAATCACAGCTGTTGATTTTCAAGTCTATGAGATTTATATTGAAGTTCTTAGAGCTACAAGATCCTCAAAATCATTGCATAATAGAATGATGGATAAGCAGATATTGAACAACTTCAATGATTCTCTGATTAGTTGTCTCTGGGAGCTGTTGTGCTGCAGCTCTAGCTTTATGGATTCTACGAAAGATGAAATGGGAATACTCTATGCAGGACTGAGGTTCTTGAGAAGCATTTTAAGGGAGCAGCAGGAGAAGATGGATGAACAAAACGAAAAAATTGGTGCTCTTCTTACTGAGGCAGGCATTATAATTTGCTCGCCTTCTCTAAACAGAGTGAAAGAAGGAGAAGTTAGCTTCTTAGAATCCACAGAGGCTTGTGACTGTTATGATATGCTGGCTAATACCAACATCCATATCAAGCATTTTAAGGATCAGATCAGTGGCTCAAGCATTATTGAAAGTCTTCCCTCCTTTCATAGCTTAAGAGTACCAGAAGTTAGCAAGGCTTCCAGTCACATGCTATCAAAAGTTAAAATGCCAATAGCTCATGAAGTCATGGTTGGTCTTGATGATGAGGCAGAAAAAGTAATTGAACGACTTTTAAGTGGACCAGAACAGGTGGAAATTGTTCCCATTGTGGGAATGGCTGGGCTTGGTAAAACAACTTTAGCcgaaaaagtttacaatgataGTTCAATTATATTTAACTTCCAGATTCGTCTTTGGTGCACTGTTTCTCAAGAATTTGACATGAAAAGCTTGTTAATACAAATTTTGTGCTCTAATGGAAAACAATCTAGCATGGATGAAGAGCTTAAAAAGTTGAATGAACATGAATTGCTTCAAAAGCTCTATCAAAGGCTGAAGATGAAGAGGTATCTAGTTGTTTTTGATGATGTCTGGGACATTAAG GTTCAATATGGTGGGGAACCTCACAATCTTCGCCCACTCAGTGAGAAAGAAAGTTTTGAATTACTGCATAAGAAGgtttttggaaaagaagattGTCCTCAAGCATTTCATGGATTGGGAATGGAGATCGCCAAAAAGTGCAAAGGATTGCCACTTTCAATTGTTGTTGCAGCTGGAGCCCTAGCAACTACAGAGCATGATATTTTGGTTTGGGAAGAATTTGCTGAGAGTTTAACTTCGACCATGGTGTCTGGTGCAGGCCAGTGCAAGAAGTCGTTGGAGGTCAGTTATGAGCATTTACCATATCACTTGAAGGAATGCTTGCTGTATTTTGCTGCATTTCGAGAAGATGAAAAAATTGGTGCCAAGAATTTGATGCGCCTCTGGATTGCAGAAGGGTTTGTGGAAAAAATTGAAGGAGAGAGATCAGAGGACATTGCAGAAGAATATCTGATggacctaattggccgaaactTAGTTATGGTAAGTGAAAACAGATCCATTGGTGGAGTCAAAACTTGTTACATTCACGATTTGATATTTGAGTTCTGTAAGGGCGAggcgaaagaaaagaaatttcttcaGGTCCTGCAAGGATATGATGAGCTTTCTAATTTTAATGAGCCTCCCAACCTACCACGATTGTCCATTTGCTCCAGTGGAGAAGATTTTATAAAGTCAAAGCTATTTTGTCCACATTTAGATACTCTGCTGCTCTGCAATGCTACTCCAGGATATGAGTTTGACTTGCTTAATATCTCCTTCCTTTTTGGCATCTACAAACATCTTAAAGTTTTGAATTTAGACATCAACCTAAGACTGGAGGAGCTTCCAACTGAAGTCGAATCACTTCTTTGTTTGAGGTACTTAGCCCTTACAGGTCGGACCATGAAATTCATTCCACCATCTATAGCCAAGCTCTCAcatttggaaaccttttgtgtATATTCTGGTGGGCTGGTTTCATTGCCAGATAGCATCTGGAACATGAAGAAGTTGAGGCAAGTATGTGTAAGGCGTCGCGTTGTTATTCGTTTCTCTTGCAATGACAACGTTCTTGAAAACCTCTCCTCTTTACCCAATTTAGACACACTCTCCAATCTGTATCTTTCTTATGATCAAGAAGGAGAGAACATATTGAGAAGGATTCCCAACGTTCGCCGACTTAAAATTTTCAATCTGGGGGGACAAAATATAGTATGCTGCAACATGAGTCGACTAGAATGCCTAGAATCACTCGTCTTAGCTGGCTACAGTCTCTCAGGTTCGCAGGAACATGTTGACCTTTCTTTTCCcatgaatttgaagaagttgtgTCTTTTCAATCTGCGTCTTCCCGGTAGAAAAATGTCATTGATTGAACAACTACCGAATCTTGAAGTCCTAAAATTAAGATGGCGGTCAATGGAGGGCCAAAAATGGGAGCTGATGGAAGGAGGATTCCCCAAACTCAGGTCTTGA
- the LOC113736482 gene encoding putative late blight resistance protein homolog R1A-3 isoform X1 — translation MDMASTCSIDRVFLDLQSLVDNPPVMYRIPKIRAAYLDIKFLKTFVMSARKWSHCNDLYLESDNVVKKVSLPSFLSCIEDTFHKYEDIHSLFLMLKSDARDILYVGNEVFPKFLKQIKSFKQEIIQVYFNLASSRSLESNSCMPVDELMEFIDLILQNLADLTTCNLSIFDMDPQVITQFQALEAKLTFLKSFVPFAKLRGTADIPALLLAHFEVMALNAARLCYMCSFWDDEERHNPEFCSMIYEQQQKITAVDFQVYEIYIEVLRATRSSKSLHNRMMDKQILNNFNDSLISCLWELLCCSSSFMDSTKDEMGILYAGLRFLRSILREQQEKMDEQNEKIGALLTEAGIIICSPSLNRVKEGEVSFLESTEACDCYDMLANTNIHIKHFKDQISGSSIIESLPSFHSLRVPEVSKASSHMLSKVKMPIAHEVMVGLDDEAEKVIERLLSGPEQVEIVPIVGMAGLGKTTLAEKVYNDSSIIFNFQIRLWCTVSQEFDMKSLLIQILCSNGKQSSMDEELKKLNEHELLQKLYQRLKMKRYLVVFDDVWDIKVWNELRISFPDDKKRSRILFTSRFSNVASQVQYGGEPHNLRPLSEKESFELLHKKVFGKEDCPQAFHGLGMEIAKKCKGLPLSIVVAAGALATTEHDILVWEEFAESLTSTMVSGAGQCKKSLEVSYEHLPYHLKECLLYFAAFREDEKIGAKNLMRLWIAEGFVEKIEGERSEDIAEEYLMDLIGRNLVMVSENRSIGGVKTCYIHDLIFEFCKGEAKEKKFLQVLQGYDELSNFNEPPNLPRLSICSSGEDFIKSKLFCPHLDTLLLCNATPGYEFDLLNISFLFGIYKHLKVLNLDINLRLEELPTEVESLLCLRYLALTGRTMKFIPPSIAKLSHLETFCVYSGGLVSLPDSIWNMKKLRQVCVRRRVVIRFSCNDNVLENLSSLPNLDTLSNLYLSYDQEGENILRRIPNVRRLKIFNLGGQNIVCCNMSRLECLESLVLAGYSLSGSQEHVDLSFPMNLKKLCLFNLRLPGRKMSLIEQLPNLEVLKLRWRSMEGQKWELMEGGFPKLRS, via the coding sequence ATGGACATggcctccacttgcagcatcgatCGTGTCTTCCTTGATCTACAGTCGCTTGTGGACAACCCCCCTGTCATGTACCGAATACCCAAAATTAGAGCTGCGTACCTGGatataaaatttctcaaaacattTGTTATGAGTGCAAGAAAGTGGAGCCACTGCAATGATTTGTACTTGGAATCTGATAATGTAGTGAAGAAGGTGAGTCTTCCATCTTTCTTATCTTGCATTGAGGATACCTTTCACAAATATGAGGACATTCACTCTCTTTTCCTTATGTTGAAATCTGATGCACGTGACATACTTTATGTTGGCAATGAAGTGTTCcccaaatttttgaaacaaatcaAATCATTTAAGCAAGAAATCATCCAAGTTTACTTTAATTTGGCAAGCAGCAGATCACTAGAATCAAATTCTTGCATGCCAGTTGATGAACTAATGGAATTTATTGACCTTATTCTACAAAATCTAGCGGATTTAACAACTTGCAATTTGTCTATTTTTGATATGGACCCCCAAGTTATTACTCAATTCCAAGCCCTTGAAGCAAAGCTAACATTCTTGAAAAGCTTCGTTCCCTTTGCCAAATTGCGAGGAACTGCAGATATTCCTGCCTTGCTATTGGCTCACTTTGAAGTGATGGCTTTGAACGCAGCACGCCTCTGTTACATGTGTTCTTTTTGGGATGATGAGGAACGGCACAATCCCGAGTTCTGCTCCATGATATATGAGCAACAACAGAAAATCACAGCTGTTGATTTTCAAGTCTATGAGATTTATATTGAAGTTCTTAGAGCTACAAGATCCTCAAAATCATTGCATAATAGAATGATGGATAAGCAGATATTGAACAACTTCAATGATTCTCTGATTAGTTGTCTCTGGGAGCTGTTGTGCTGCAGCTCTAGCTTTATGGATTCTACGAAAGATGAAATGGGAATACTCTATGCAGGACTGAGGTTCTTGAGAAGCATTTTAAGGGAGCAGCAGGAGAAGATGGATGAACAAAACGAAAAAATTGGTGCTCTTCTTACTGAGGCAGGCATTATAATTTGCTCGCCTTCTCTAAACAGAGTGAAAGAAGGAGAAGTTAGCTTCTTAGAATCCACAGAGGCTTGTGACTGTTATGATATGCTGGCTAATACCAACATCCATATCAAGCATTTTAAGGATCAGATCAGTGGCTCAAGCATTATTGAAAGTCTTCCCTCCTTTCATAGCTTAAGAGTACCAGAAGTTAGCAAGGCTTCCAGTCACATGCTATCAAAAGTTAAAATGCCAATAGCTCATGAAGTCATGGTTGGTCTTGATGATGAGGCAGAAAAAGTAATTGAACGACTTTTAAGTGGACCAGAACAGGTGGAAATTGTTCCCATTGTGGGAATGGCTGGGCTTGGTAAAACAACTTTAGCcgaaaaagtttacaatgataGTTCAATTATATTTAACTTCCAGATTCGTCTTTGGTGCACTGTTTCTCAAGAATTTGACATGAAAAGCTTGTTAATACAAATTTTGTGCTCTAATGGAAAACAATCTAGCATGGATGAAGAGCTTAAAAAGTTGAATGAACATGAATTGCTTCAAAAGCTCTATCAAAGGCTGAAGATGAAGAGGTATCTAGTTGTTTTTGATGATGTCTGGGACATTAAGGTATGGAATGAGCTGAGAATTTCATTTCCTGATGATAAGAAGAGAAGTAGGATCCTTTTTACGAGTCGATTTTCTAATGTGGCTTCACAGGTTCAATATGGTGGGGAACCTCACAATCTTCGCCCACTCAGTGAGAAAGAAAGTTTTGAATTACTGCATAAGAAGgtttttggaaaagaagattGTCCTCAAGCATTTCATGGATTGGGAATGGAGATCGCCAAAAAGTGCAAAGGATTGCCACTTTCAATTGTTGTTGCAGCTGGAGCCCTAGCAACTACAGAGCATGATATTTTGGTTTGGGAAGAATTTGCTGAGAGTTTAACTTCGACCATGGTGTCTGGTGCAGGCCAGTGCAAGAAGTCGTTGGAGGTCAGTTATGAGCATTTACCATATCACTTGAAGGAATGCTTGCTGTATTTTGCTGCATTTCGAGAAGATGAAAAAATTGGTGCCAAGAATTTGATGCGCCTCTGGATTGCAGAAGGGTTTGTGGAAAAAATTGAAGGAGAGAGATCAGAGGACATTGCAGAAGAATATCTGATggacctaattggccgaaactTAGTTATGGTAAGTGAAAACAGATCCATTGGTGGAGTCAAAACTTGTTACATTCACGATTTGATATTTGAGTTCTGTAAGGGCGAggcgaaagaaaagaaatttcttcaGGTCCTGCAAGGATATGATGAGCTTTCTAATTTTAATGAGCCTCCCAACCTACCACGATTGTCCATTTGCTCCAGTGGAGAAGATTTTATAAAGTCAAAGCTATTTTGTCCACATTTAGATACTCTGCTGCTCTGCAATGCTACTCCAGGATATGAGTTTGACTTGCTTAATATCTCCTTCCTTTTTGGCATCTACAAACATCTTAAAGTTTTGAATTTAGACATCAACCTAAGACTGGAGGAGCTTCCAACTGAAGTCGAATCACTTCTTTGTTTGAGGTACTTAGCCCTTACAGGTCGGACCATGAAATTCATTCCACCATCTATAGCCAAGCTCTCAcatttggaaaccttttgtgtATATTCTGGTGGGCTGGTTTCATTGCCAGATAGCATCTGGAACATGAAGAAGTTGAGGCAAGTATGTGTAAGGCGTCGCGTTGTTATTCGTTTCTCTTGCAATGACAACGTTCTTGAAAACCTCTCCTCTTTACCCAATTTAGACACACTCTCCAATCTGTATCTTTCTTATGATCAAGAAGGAGAGAACATATTGAGAAGGATTCCCAACGTTCGCCGACTTAAAATTTTCAATCTGGGGGGACAAAATATAGTATGCTGCAACATGAGTCGACTAGAATGCCTAGAATCACTCGTCTTAGCTGGCTACAGTCTCTCAGGTTCGCAGGAACATGTTGACCTTTCTTTTCCcatgaatttgaagaagttgtgTCTTTTCAATCTGCGTCTTCCCGGTAGAAAAATGTCATTGATTGAACAACTACCGAATCTTGAAGTCCTAAAATTAAGATGGCGGTCAATGGAGGGCCAAAAATGGGAGCTGATGGAAGGAGGATTCCCCAAACTCAGGTCTTGA
- the LOC113736482 gene encoding putative late blight resistance protein homolog R1B-16 isoform X3, which translates to MALNAARLCYMCSFWDDEERHNPEFCSMIYEQQQKITAVDFQVYEIYIEVLRATRSSKSLHNRMMDKQILNNFNDSLISCLWELLCCSSSFMDSTKDEMGILYAGLRFLRSILREQQEKMDEQNEKIGALLTEAGIIICSPSLNRVKEGEVSFLESTEACDCYDMLANTNIHIKHFKDQISGSSIIESLPSFHSLRVPEVSKASSHMLSKVKMPIAHEVMVGLDDEAEKVIERLLSGPEQVEIVPIVGMAGLGKTTLAEKVYNDSSIIFNFQIRLWCTVSQEFDMKSLLIQILCSNGKQSSMDEELKKLNEHELLQKLYQRLKMKRYLVVFDDVWDIKVWNELRISFPDDKKRSRILFTSRFSNVASQVQYGGEPHNLRPLSEKESFELLHKKVFGKEDCPQAFHGLGMEIAKKCKGLPLSIVVAAGALATTEHDILVWEEFAESLTSTMVSGAGQCKKSLEVSYEHLPYHLKECLLYFAAFREDEKIGAKNLMRLWIAEGFVEKIEGERSEDIAEEYLMDLIGRNLVMVSENRSIGGVKTCYIHDLIFEFCKGEAKEKKFLQVLQGYDELSNFNEPPNLPRLSICSSGEDFIKSKLFCPHLDTLLLCNATPGYEFDLLNISFLFGIYKHLKVLNLDINLRLEELPTEVESLLCLRYLALTGRTMKFIPPSIAKLSHLETFCVYSGGLVSLPDSIWNMKKLRQVCVRRRVVIRFSCNDNVLENLSSLPNLDTLSNLYLSYDQEGENILRRIPNVRRLKIFNLGGQNIVCCNMSRLECLESLVLAGYSLSGSQEHVDLSFPMNLKKLCLFNLRLPGRKMSLIEQLPNLEVLKLRWRSMEGQKWELMEGGFPKLRS; encoded by the coding sequence ATGGCTTTGAACGCAGCACGCCTCTGTTACATGTGTTCTTTTTGGGATGATGAGGAACGGCACAATCCCGAGTTCTGCTCCATGATATATGAGCAACAACAGAAAATCACAGCTGTTGATTTTCAAGTCTATGAGATTTATATTGAAGTTCTTAGAGCTACAAGATCCTCAAAATCATTGCATAATAGAATGATGGATAAGCAGATATTGAACAACTTCAATGATTCTCTGATTAGTTGTCTCTGGGAGCTGTTGTGCTGCAGCTCTAGCTTTATGGATTCTACGAAAGATGAAATGGGAATACTCTATGCAGGACTGAGGTTCTTGAGAAGCATTTTAAGGGAGCAGCAGGAGAAGATGGATGAACAAAACGAAAAAATTGGTGCTCTTCTTACTGAGGCAGGCATTATAATTTGCTCGCCTTCTCTAAACAGAGTGAAAGAAGGAGAAGTTAGCTTCTTAGAATCCACAGAGGCTTGTGACTGTTATGATATGCTGGCTAATACCAACATCCATATCAAGCATTTTAAGGATCAGATCAGTGGCTCAAGCATTATTGAAAGTCTTCCCTCCTTTCATAGCTTAAGAGTACCAGAAGTTAGCAAGGCTTCCAGTCACATGCTATCAAAAGTTAAAATGCCAATAGCTCATGAAGTCATGGTTGGTCTTGATGATGAGGCAGAAAAAGTAATTGAACGACTTTTAAGTGGACCAGAACAGGTGGAAATTGTTCCCATTGTGGGAATGGCTGGGCTTGGTAAAACAACTTTAGCcgaaaaagtttacaatgataGTTCAATTATATTTAACTTCCAGATTCGTCTTTGGTGCACTGTTTCTCAAGAATTTGACATGAAAAGCTTGTTAATACAAATTTTGTGCTCTAATGGAAAACAATCTAGCATGGATGAAGAGCTTAAAAAGTTGAATGAACATGAATTGCTTCAAAAGCTCTATCAAAGGCTGAAGATGAAGAGGTATCTAGTTGTTTTTGATGATGTCTGGGACATTAAGGTATGGAATGAGCTGAGAATTTCATTTCCTGATGATAAGAAGAGAAGTAGGATCCTTTTTACGAGTCGATTTTCTAATGTGGCTTCACAGGTTCAATATGGTGGGGAACCTCACAATCTTCGCCCACTCAGTGAGAAAGAAAGTTTTGAATTACTGCATAAGAAGgtttttggaaaagaagattGTCCTCAAGCATTTCATGGATTGGGAATGGAGATCGCCAAAAAGTGCAAAGGATTGCCACTTTCAATTGTTGTTGCAGCTGGAGCCCTAGCAACTACAGAGCATGATATTTTGGTTTGGGAAGAATTTGCTGAGAGTTTAACTTCGACCATGGTGTCTGGTGCAGGCCAGTGCAAGAAGTCGTTGGAGGTCAGTTATGAGCATTTACCATATCACTTGAAGGAATGCTTGCTGTATTTTGCTGCATTTCGAGAAGATGAAAAAATTGGTGCCAAGAATTTGATGCGCCTCTGGATTGCAGAAGGGTTTGTGGAAAAAATTGAAGGAGAGAGATCAGAGGACATTGCAGAAGAATATCTGATggacctaattggccgaaactTAGTTATGGTAAGTGAAAACAGATCCATTGGTGGAGTCAAAACTTGTTACATTCACGATTTGATATTTGAGTTCTGTAAGGGCGAggcgaaagaaaagaaatttcttcaGGTCCTGCAAGGATATGATGAGCTTTCTAATTTTAATGAGCCTCCCAACCTACCACGATTGTCCATTTGCTCCAGTGGAGAAGATTTTATAAAGTCAAAGCTATTTTGTCCACATTTAGATACTCTGCTGCTCTGCAATGCTACTCCAGGATATGAGTTTGACTTGCTTAATATCTCCTTCCTTTTTGGCATCTACAAACATCTTAAAGTTTTGAATTTAGACATCAACCTAAGACTGGAGGAGCTTCCAACTGAAGTCGAATCACTTCTTTGTTTGAGGTACTTAGCCCTTACAGGTCGGACCATGAAATTCATTCCACCATCTATAGCCAAGCTCTCAcatttggaaaccttttgtgtATATTCTGGTGGGCTGGTTTCATTGCCAGATAGCATCTGGAACATGAAGAAGTTGAGGCAAGTATGTGTAAGGCGTCGCGTTGTTATTCGTTTCTCTTGCAATGACAACGTTCTTGAAAACCTCTCCTCTTTACCCAATTTAGACACACTCTCCAATCTGTATCTTTCTTATGATCAAGAAGGAGAGAACATATTGAGAAGGATTCCCAACGTTCGCCGACTTAAAATTTTCAATCTGGGGGGACAAAATATAGTATGCTGCAACATGAGTCGACTAGAATGCCTAGAATCACTCGTCTTAGCTGGCTACAGTCTCTCAGGTTCGCAGGAACATGTTGACCTTTCTTTTCCcatgaatttgaagaagttgtgTCTTTTCAATCTGCGTCTTCCCGGTAGAAAAATGTCATTGATTGAACAACTACCGAATCTTGAAGTCCTAAAATTAAGATGGCGGTCAATGGAGGGCCAAAAATGGGAGCTGATGGAAGGAGGATTCCCCAAACTCAGGTCTTGA
- the LOC140038379 gene encoding uncharacterized protein, with amino-acid sequence MKQIADVRRSDREFTVGDMVYVKLHPYKQHSLKSSSCQKLAPRYFGPFPVIERIGKVAYKLQLPDHARIHPTFHVSLLKKKIGSQPVAPHVPAAINDQGQLLVEPVVILDRRIAKKGNQAATQVLVQWSNSFPEDATWEFLHDLKQKFPAFSP; translated from the coding sequence ATGAAGCAAATTGCTGATGTCCGTAGGTCTGACCGAGAATTCACAGTTGGGGACATGGTTTATGTCAAATTGCATCCATATAAACAACATTCCCTCAAATCATCCAGCTGTCAGAAGCTTGCTCCAAGGTATTTTGGACCTTTTCCAGTCATAGAAAGAATAGGGAAAGTGGCCTACAAACTGCAACTCCCTGATCATGCACGCATCCATCCAACCTTCCATGTATCACTATTGAAAAAGAAGATAGGATCTCAGCCGGTAGCACCCCATGTACCAGCTGCAATCAACGATCAAGGTCAACTGCTGGTCGAACCAGTTGTAATTTTAGACAGACGCATTGCGAAGAAAGGCAACCAGGCAGCAACTCAGGTTTTGGTCCAATGGAGTAATTCATTTCCAGAGGATGCAACGTGGGAGTTCTTGCACGACTTGAAACAGAAGTTTCCCGCCTTTAGTCCTTGA